ccacagagggatccctgggtggcgcagtggtttggcgcctgcctttggcccagggcgcgatcctggagacccgggatcgaatcccacatcaggctcccggtgcatggagcctgcttctccctctgcctgtgtctctgcctctctctctttctctctgtatgactatcataaataaataaaataaaaaaaataaaagaaccacaGAATTAACAGTTAATGGGGGTTTCCCACAGGTTTTAAAGTGTAGAAATATGTGCATAGTTTTCTAAAGTAGAATACTGGATTTTTCTCAAGGATTGTAATGGTGACCTAGACTGGATGGAAGGAAAACTAGGTTGAATGGAggaatataaagattttttttaaagtaatgaaagcAAGAAAGGGACTGTGCCTTTCAGATCCTCTGTTAGTTCCTAAGCAGTGTGTCTTTAACTAGTAAGAGTGACAAGAAGTGGCAGTGAATGACAGCACATAATTTGTGATTGCAGAGACGATTTTGAGCATCCATAATATAGTTTGCAGACTGGATAGAGGAGAGGGTGTGGAGTTAAGCAGGTCTGAATTTAAAAGCTGGTTATGTGatcttgaattcatttatttccccGTAATTCATTTTCTAATCCACAAAATGAGgataacaaatatttacagaagagGATTAGAAGACTATAGGAAAGTACCTGgtgaatattcaataaatgatagctctTCAATAAAAACTTAACCCTTATTAAGATCCTACTGTATGCCTGCCATTCTGATTCTGTGGTTTTTAATCTTTGTCAGGCTTTGCAGAGAGGTAAATTCTACTTTCAAAAAAGTGATCAAGGAGCAACTCAAAGTACTTCTCTTTCCTAGTTATTAGTAAATGTCCTTTGGAGAGGCAACCCATCTTTACGCTTTAGTGCAATCAGTTCCTTACTCAAAAGTTACTGGGTTTTCTTGGAAGTGGAAGAAGGGGGCTTTTTCTATTCAGTGATCTTGTTAAGAGGCAGTCCTCACTTTTCAACCTCTCGCCGCCATAAAACGCCAAGTGAtttacagattttctttaaatcctGTTGGTCCTAGCAAATCAGATGTTCCCCACTTCCAGTACCCTCAGCCCTCCGCTAGACGTTAGCAGTGAGGGTCAGGCCCTAAGCTTTGCGGCCCAACCCCAACCTAAGTATTTCACAGGCTCCTGAGCTGCGTGAAGCGGAGACTGCCAATTTTGGATTCTGGGATTCCCAGGACACCAGGGCAAGCAACCGAGAGGTCCACCCAGGGGTAAATTCCACAGATGGTTTCTTCTGTCTCTGGGGTCAGGCCTTAACGTCTGGGGAAGTCGGTCCCTGCAGACACCGTAACTAAGCGCGGCAAAGAGCTGGGCAGATTGCTCGGAGCCCAGACCCATCGAGACCGGTCGTTCTTAGAACCGGTTCTGGAAATAGCAGCTCCAGCAGGTGTGCAGCCTTGGAGTGCGGATAAGGCGAAAGCACATTTTAGAACTTTGGGAGCAAGTGTGCACTTCTGAGAATTCCTTTTACTTCCAGTGAAGGTTGGGAACTGGATTTAGCCCAAGGGGAGAGAAGGTAAACAGTGGCAACTTCAcgcatctgggaaaaaaaaaccaaaaaaaacaaaaacaaccagtTTGCATTCACATAGTCCCCAGAGTCTGCACAAACAGGTTCAGTGTTGAAATAAaagccccgccgcccgcgccgccgacGCGCCGAGCGCTTCCCCCCGCGGGTTTACTCCGGACGCGCCTCGCGACGACTACGCCTGCGCCCCGGGGgcctgcgccccccgcgcccccgcctaCCCCGTGGGGACGTAAGACGTGCGTCGAGGGGCGGGCTGCGCGCTGAGCGCTGCGCATGCGCCCTGCTGGCAGCCGCCGCCTGGTCCGCGCCGGCGGCTGGAGCCTCGGAGAAGCCGGCTGCTGTGTCTCTCGCGGGGTCCGGCGCGGCGCGCGCGGAGACTAGGAAGAGAAGGGCCACGTAAGTGTTCCCGTCGGCCGCCTGAGTCAGAGCTAGAGTATTTCCTTCCCGCCGGGCTAGTGCCTGCGGGagcgcgggccccgcccccttcccggCCTAGACCCGctttcccctccctgcccctctcccactggGGACCTCCTCGTGGCCTCTCGTTCAGCCCGTgaacaccgcccccccccccgccgccggcgTCATGAAGCTCGTGAGGAAGGACATTGAGAAAGACAATGCGGGCCAGGTGACCCTCGTCCCCGAGGAACCTGAGGATATGTGGCACACCTACAATCTAGTGCAGGTGGGCGACAGCTTGCGTGCCTCCACCATCCGCAAGGTGCAGACCGAGTCCTCCACGGGCAGCGTAGGAAGCAACCGGGTGCGCACCACGCTCACTCTCTGCGTGGAGGCCATCGATTTTGACTCTCAAGCCTGCCAGCTGCGGGTTAAGGGGACCAACATCCAAGAAAATGAGTATGTCAAGATGGGGGCTTACCACACCATCGAGCTGGAGCCCAACCGCCAGTTCACCCTGGCCAAGAAACAGTGGGACAGTGTGGTTCTGGAGCGCATTGAGCAGGCCTGTGACCCGGCCTGGAGTGCAGATGTGGCAGCTGTGGTCATGCAGGAAGGCCTCGCCCATATCTGCTTAGTCACTCCCAGCATGACCCTCACCCGGGCCAAGGTGGAGGTGAACATCCCTAGAAAACGGAAAGGCAACTGTTCGCAGCATGACCGGGCCCTGGAGCGATTCTATGAACAGGTGGTCCAGGCTATCCAGCGCCACATAAACTTCGATGTAGTGAAGTGCATCCTGGTGGCCAGCCCAGGATTTGTGAGGGAGCAGTTCTGCGACTACATGTTTCAACAAGCGGTGAAGACCGACAACAAACTGCTCCTGGAAAACCGGTCCAAGTTCCTTCAGGTAAAAAGTCTTCTCCAAGGATAATTAAGAAC
The genomic region above belongs to Vulpes lagopus strain Blue_001 chromosome 3, ASM1834538v1, whole genome shotgun sequence and contains:
- the PELO gene encoding protein pelota homolog, whose translation is MKLVRKDIEKDNAGQVTLVPEEPEDMWHTYNLVQVGDSLRASTIRKVQTESSTGSVGSNRVRTTLTLCVEAIDFDSQACQLRVKGTNIQENEYVKMGAYHTIELEPNRQFTLAKKQWDSVVLERIEQACDPAWSADVAAVVMQEGLAHICLVTPSMTLTRAKVEVNIPRKRKGNCSQHDRALERFYEQVVQAIQRHINFDVVKCILVASPGFVREQFCDYMFQQAVKTDNKLLLENRSKFLQVHASSGHKYSLKEALCDPSVASRLSDTKAAGEVKALDDFYKMLQHEPDRAFYGLKQVEKANEAMAIDTLLISDELFRHQDVATRSRYVKLVDSVKENAGTVRIFSSLHVSGEQLSQLTGVAAILRFPVPELSDQEDDSSSEED